DNA from Desulfuromonas sp. AOP6:
TGTAGACGACCCCCAGCGTCACTTCCCTTTCAACCTCCAGAGCAATGGAAACGGCAAACCAGGGGAATCCGTGGGCGTAATTGGTGGTACCATCCAGCGGATCGACAATCCAGCGGTAGCGGCTGCCACTGTCGACGTACTGCCCTTCTTCGGCCAGAATGTCATGCCGAGGAAAAGTTCCCCTCAGGATGGTTACAATCACCTCCTCTGAAGCCCGGTCCACTTCCGTGACGAGATCAACATCCCCCTTGTGTTCAACAGTCAGTGAGGTACCAAATCGCTGCATAAGCACCTTGCCCGCGGAAAGGGCAGCCTCAATGGCGATTTCTTTCATAAAGTCACTCCTTCAGGGCGACATCCATCCTCTGCGTGAATAAAGAGAATGAACCCCGCAACGGCAAGTTTAGCGGTCGGTAGACAGATTCCCCTTCTCACAATACAGTCGCGTCGCCCCCACCACGGCGAGAGGAATACAGAGCAACTGCATAAGCGGAATAGCCAGAAGACAAAGCACCCCAACGGCGAAGCCAAGATGCAGGGAAATCTGTCCGAAAACATAGCGGCGCTGCTGGGCAAAGGATAGCCTTTTTCGGCTGAGAACATAGCCGAGATACTCAACGGTGAGAAAAAAGAGGGTAAAGAGTATGGCGGCCACCGAATAGAGTAGCTGGCCAAGAACCGGGATCAGGTTAAGCAGCAGCAGAGCCAGCATGCCGATAACGAAAAAGCTCATCTTCTTCCCTTCCACAATGATAGCGCGCCAGGCATCGCCGCCAAAGGTTCTCCAGGAGAAGGGCTCGGCCGTGCCGACGCCGGTCACAATCTCTTCCGTGCGCTCGGAAAGAAGATCGTTAAAGGGCGAAGCAAGCAGATTCCCCACTACGGTAAAGCTGAAAAAAACGAGCAGAGCCGTCACAATCGAGGCGATCAGCCAGGCGAAAAAAGTCAGAAAGGCCCAATACCAAGCTTCACCGCTAGGAACATAACGGGCGACAATGTCCCCGAAGAAATCCAGCCCCAAAAATACGGCGCCCGAAAACACGACCAGGTTGATCAAAAAAGGGATCAACACATATTTAAGTAATTTCGGGTTTCTATAGACGAAACGAAGACTTTGGAAGGGATAAAAAAAACCGCTGGCAAAACGGGACATGGGATTGTCTTTCAAAATATCCATCATCATTTTCTCCTTCACATCCGCCGTTAGGGCTCAAACTGGAGATCACCGAAAGTGCCATCATGGAGGATTTCGGCACCGCCATGATGACCCTCATCGATCTCAAGGTTCGGGGAGTCCAGCTGGCCATCGATGATTTCGGCACCGGCTACTCTTCTCTAAGCTACCTGAAGCAGTTCCCGGTGGACAAATTGAAAATTGACCGTTCCTTTATCGGGGATGTACTGCACGATGAAAATGCTTCCGCCATCACTCTGGCCATCATGGCCCTGGGACGCGCCATGAATATGACGATCGTCGCCGAGGGAATCGAAAATGAAGCCCAGGTGGAGTTTCTCACCCAGAACAACTGTGCTATCGGCCAGGGCTTCTTTTATGCCCGCCCCATGCCCGCATCGGCCTGCGAAGAGTTTT
Protein-coding regions in this window:
- the cysZ gene encoding sulfate transporter CysZ; the encoded protein is MDILKDNPMSRFASGFFYPFQSLRFVYRNPKLLKYVLIPFLINLVVFSGAVFLGLDFFGDIVARYVPSGEAWYWAFLTFFAWLIASIVTALLVFFSFTVVGNLLASPFNDLLSERTEEIVTGVGTAEPFSWRTFGGDAWRAIIVEGKKMSFFVIGMLALLLLNLIPVLGQLLYSVAAILFTLFFLTVEYLGYVLSRKRLSFAQQRRYVFGQISLHLGFAVGVLCLLAIPLMQLLCIPLAVVGATRLYCEKGNLSTDR
- a CDS encoding EAL domain-containing protein encodes the protein MSGFYRRNEDFGRDKKNRWQNGTWDCLSKYPSSFSPSHPPLGLKLEITESAIMEDFGTAMMTLIDLKVRGVQLAIDDFGTGYSSLSYLKQFPVDKLKIDRSFIGDVLHDENASAITLAIMALGRAMNMTIVAEGIENEAQVEFLTQNNCAIGQGFFYARPMPASACEEFFRKTQARDWAVIPLAKARQATG